In Deltaproteobacteria bacterium, the genomic window CCTGGTGGCGGCGTCACTCTGCTACCCCATGCTCAAGGCACGGCGGGAGCGCCAACAGCGCGCCGCCGGACCCGGCGAGAACAAGACATGAACAAGGACCGGCGCTTACACTACGAGGGCGCTCTCTTCGCCGTGGTGATCGGGCTGGTGCTGCTGTGGGCGCTCCGCGTGGCGCACGGCTGGGACGAGCTGCGGGCCTCCATCATCATCTTCCTGCTGGGCGGCATCGGCGTTTGTCTGGCCGCGGTCCAGCTCATCATGGACCTGCGCTCGCGTCCCGGCGAACCGCAAGCGGAGGGTATTCACTTCGACGCCCCGTCCCTGCAGTCGGGGAGCCGATGGGGCAACTTCGAAATCTGGGGCTGGATCCTGGGCTTCTATGCGGCTATTCGGGTCATCGGGTTCCCCACCGCCGTGCCGCTGTTCGTCGTCAGCTACGCCAAGACCTACGGCGCAAGCTGGTTCCTCGCCTGCCTCCTGGCCGCCGTGGCCTGGGCCTTCGTCTACGGCGTCTTCGAGCACATCCTCCACGTGCCCTGGCCGGAAACCATCCTGGCGGGACTCTTCTAGGAGCCTGCGCCGCAGAAGACTGTTTGAATTGTCACGCCCCCGGATCGTCATTCCCGCGAAAGCGGGAATCCAGGGGTGGTGGGGCGAGGAAACACGTCGCTTCACCCCGCCCAACCCCTGGATTCCCGCTTTCGCGGGAATGACGAATACGGGGACTAGGTCGTACTCAGCGGCGCCAGCACCGACGTCACCCCGCGGCCGGCGTCGGTGTGGATCACCTCGCCGGTCATGATGCGGGACTGGGACGAGGCCAGCATCACGTAGGCGGCGGCGTGGTCCTCCGGGACCACCGCGACGTCGAGGAGGTTCCTGCCCATCCCAGCCTGCGGCCGCGGCGCGCCGAAGACATCGTCGCCGCCGGCGCCGGCGGCGAGGGACGGCGCCGCGCGCAGGCCGGTGGCCGTGCCCGACGGGGCCACGCCGTTCACCCGGACGGTGGGCGCCAGCTCGTTGGCCAACTGCCGCACTATTCCCAGCGCGGCGTGCTTGGAGGCCACGTACAGGGTGCCGCCGCTCACGTAGAAGGACGACGTCGAGAGCGTGAACACCATGTTCCCGCGGGTCTTCATCAACTCCGGGATGGCCGCCTTGGCGCCCAGCAGGTAGCCCTTGACGTTTACCCCGAGGACCTCCTCGTAGCCCTTCTCCAGCTCTTCGTCCGAGAGCTCCGCCAGCGGCCGCCTGGCGTCGTGGATGCCGGCGTTGCCCACGAACACCGTAAGCTTGCCGAACTCCGACACGGCGGTTGCCACCGCGCGCCGGTTGTCCTCCAGGCTGCGCACGTCGCCGGAAACCACGGCCACGCCGTCGCCCACCTCCTCCTTGAGGCCGGCCAGCCGCTGCGCCGAAAGATCGAAGGCCACCACCTTCGCGCCTTCCTCCACGAAACGCGTCACCACCGCCTTGC contains:
- a CDS encoding tripartite tricarboxylate transporter TctB family protein translates to MNKDRRLHYEGALFAVVIGLVLLWALRVAHGWDELRASIIIFLLGGIGVCLAAVQLIMDLRSRPGEPQAEGIHFDAPSLQSGSRWGNFEIWGWILGFYAAIRVIGFPTAVPLFVVSYAKTYGASWFLACLLAAVAWAFVYGVFEHILHVPWPETILAGLF
- a CDS encoding SDR family oxidoreductase codes for the protein MQWLENEVAVVTGSGSGIGKAVVTRFVEEGAKVVAFDLSAQRLAGLKEEVGDGVAVVSGDVRSLEDNRRAVATAVSEFGKLTVFVGNAGIHDARRPLAELSDEELEKGYEEVLGVNVKGYLLGAKAAIPELMKTRGNMVFTLSTSSFYVSGGTLYVASKHAALGIVRQLANELAPTVRVNGVAPSGTATGLRAAPSLAAGAGGDDVFGAPRPQAGMGRNLLDVAVVPEDHAAAYVMLASSQSRIMTGEVIHTDAGRGVTSVLAPLSTT